The following proteins come from a genomic window of Populus nigra chromosome 6, ddPopNigr1.1, whole genome shotgun sequence:
- the LOC133697400 gene encoding cell division topological specificity factor homolog, chloroplastic-like encodes MAISGDLRVSATLASYSKHPPRCSLPPSNSKVEFLGFLNGGCGTSQNMLKWPGGVFDSRKMHGHFKRSAGIAEEYQLSSTAINQEAERLLLSAINMSLFERLNLAWRIIFPSPTQRKSSNARIAKQRLKMILFSDRCAVSDEAKRKIVNNIVHALSEFVEIESQDKVQLSVTTDTDLGTVYSVTVPVRRVKPGYQEEESGSITNIEYKDTGENSGSVDVRFDFYLPDERTRF; translated from the exons ATGGCGATATCAGGAGATCTGAGGGTCTCGGCAACACTGGCCTCTTACTCTAAACACCCTCCTCGATGTTCTTTGCCTCCCTCAAATTCCAAG GTTGAGTTCCTTGGTTTCCTCAATGGAGGATGTGGCACTTCTCAAAACATGCTCAAGTGGCCTGGTGGCGTGTTTGACAGCCGTAAAATGCATGGTCACTTTAAACGATCTGCTGGAATTGCTGAAGAATACCAACTGTCTTCAACTGCTATTAATCAAGAAGCTGAAAGGTTGCTTTTAAGTGCCATAAACATGAGCTTATTTGAGCGTttaaacttggcttggaggatAATATTCCCTTCACCAACACAAAGAAAGAGCTCAAATGCAAGGATTGCCAAACAGCGTTTGAAGATGATTCTCTTCTCTGACAGATGTGCAGTTAGTGATGAGGCAAAGCGGAAAATTGTGAACAACATTGTGCATGCTCTATCAGAATTTGTGGAGATAGAATCACAGGATAAAGTTCAGCTGAGTGTCACAACTGATACAGATCTCGGGACTGTGTACTCTGTGACGGTGCCTGTACGGCGGGTGAAGCCAGGATATCAGGAAGAAGAGAGTGGATCAATAACAAACATTGAGTACAAAGATACTGGAGAAAATTCTGGTTCTGTTGATGTTCGTTTTGATTTCTACCTCCCAGATGAAAGAACGCGGTTCTAA
- the LOC133696626 gene encoding mitotic checkpoint protein BUB3.3-like has translation MNGECLNFENPIGDALSRVQFAPQSNNLLVSSWDSKLRLYDVDSSLLRLEAPAPSQAALLDCCFQTESVAFTAASDGSIIRYDLHSGTNDAIGNHQDIAACVGYSIETCQVISAGLDKKVMSWDVRLANPLTLFRNLDAEIESISVSGFDLMVAVGAAVNIYDLRNFERAVDLKESCMDVGIRCVASTSYTRGYAIGSIDGRVAVEISNPLNLNSIRYTFRCHPKTKDGKAHLVSVNDIAFNPLISGTFVTGDNEGYVTAWDAQSKRKLNEFPRYPNSVASLSYNHVGQLLAVASSYTYQEANETEVPPQIFIQKMDGSDIGYSPKVSRDSSRKIAQIDKSVALHTIYLYFLYRYFVCFVIATLLSIAAMSDEEQHFESKADAGASKTYPQQAGTIRKNGYIVIKNRPCKVVEVSTSKTGKHGHAKCHFVAIDIFNGKKLEDIVPSSHNCDVPHVTRTDYQLIDISEDGFVSLLTENGNTKDDLRLPTDESLLSQIKDGFGEGKDLVVTVMSSMGEEQICALKDVGPK, from the exons aTGAACGGCGagtgtttaaattttgaaaacccGATCGGAGATGCACTTTCCAGGGTCCAATTCGCCCCTCAATCCAATAATCTCCTCGTTTCTTCTTGGGATTCC AAACTTCGATTATACGATGTGGATAGCTCTCTGCTCAGATTAGAAGCTCCTGCTCCCTCACAAGCTGCGCTTCTCGACTGTTGTTTCCAGACTGAGTCTGTGGCTTTTACAGCTGCCTCTGACGGTTCCATTATAAG GTATGACTTGCATTCAGGAACTAATGATGCTATTGGAAATCATCAGGATATAGCAGCATGTGTGGGATACTCTATTGAAACAT GTCAAGTGATTTCAGCTGGTTTGGACAAGAAGGTAATGTCTTGGGATGTCCGCTTGGCAAATCCTCTTACACTCTTCAGAAATCTAGATGCAGAAATTGAGTCCATCTCTGTCTCTGGGTTTGATTTGATGGTAGCTGTTGGAGCAGCGGTAAATATATATGACTTGCGGAACTTTGAAAGAGCAGTTGATTTAAAAGAATCATGTATGGATGTAGGGATAAGATGTGTTGCTTCAACTTCATATACCAGAG gaTATGCAATTGGATCAATAGATGGACGGGTAGCTGTAGAGATCTCAAAtccattaaatttaaattccatCAG ATACACTTTTCGGTGTCACCCTAAGACAAAGGATGGAAAAGCACATCTAGTATCAGTTAATGACATAGCATTCAATCCACT CATCAGTGGTACTTTTGTCACTGGTGATAATGAAGGCTATGTTACTGCATGGGATGctcaaagtaaaagaaaattaaatgag TTTCCTAGATATCCAAACAGTGTGGCATCCTTATCATACAACCATGTGGGGCAACTTTTGGCTGTTGCATCAAGCTACACATACCAAGAAGCTAATGAAAC GGAGGTGCCCCCTCAAATATTTATTCAGAAAATGGATGGCAGCGACATTGGATATTCTCCTAAAGTTTCAAGAGATTCAAGTAGGAAA ATAGCACAAATTGATAAATCAGTTGCTCTTCACACTATCTACCTATACTTTCTCTATCggtattttgtttgttttgtgattGCAACTCTCTTATCAATCGCGGCCATGTCTGACGAGGAGCAGCACTTTGAGTCAAAAGCAGATGCGGGAGCTTCGAAAACTTACCCTCAACAAGCTGGTACCATTCGCAAGAACGGTTACATTGTCATCAAGAATCGCCCTTGCAAG GTTGTGGAGGTTTCTACCTCTAAAACTGGCAAGCACGGCCATGCCAAATGTCACTTTGTTGCAATTGATATCTTCAATGGAAAAAAGCTTGAAGATATTGTTCCTTCTTCCCACAACTGTGat GTTCCCCATGTCACCCGTACTGACTATCAGCTGATTGATATCTCAGAGGATGGATTT gtgAGCTTGCTGACTGAGAATGGCAATACCAAGGATGACCTGAGGCTCCCAACTGATGAGAGTCTCCTCTCTCAG ATCAAGGATGGATTTGGCGAGGGTAAAGATCTTGTTGTGACTGTGATGTCCTCCATGGGAGAGGAGCAGATCTGCGCCCTCAAGGACGTTGGCCCGAAGTAA